The genomic window GCGAGACCGGCTACCCGGTGCGGCGCGGCGGTCGGCGGCGGGAGGGGTTCTTCCACGGCACCGGCCACGGTCTGGGCCTCGAGCTGCACGAGCCACCCACGATTGGCTCGCGCCCGGCGAGGCTCGAGGCCGGCCAGGTGATCACCGTCGAGCCGGGACTGTACTATCCCTGGCTGGGCGGGATGCGAATCGAGGACGTCGTGCTGGTGACGCGGGGAGGATGCAGCCGGCTCACGCGCTTTCCTGTCTTTTTGGAGATTCCCTGATGAGGCGTCTGGAACCCGGATTCGAGAAGCTGATCCTGGTCTGCCTGAACGATCGCCACGACGGCCGCGAGTGCTGCCACGCGCGCGGCAGTGCCGAGGTGCATGCCCGTTTGAAGGCCTGGGTCAAGGAAAAGGGGCTGTCCCGCAAGGTCCGGGTCTCCAAGTCGGGCTGCCTGGACCAGTGCTCCCAGGGCACGACCGTGCTGGTCATGCCCGAGTTTCGCTGGTATGGTGGTGTGACCCTCGACGACCTGGACCAATTCATCGCCGACCATCTCCAGCACCTGGTCGGTCCCGAAGCCCACTCGAGCTAGGAGTCTGCTGTCGATGCTTCCTTCCTTATGCCGCCGCGCCCGCGCCCTGACCTCCTTCGGAATCCTCTTTTTTTCATCCTTGATTCTCGCTTCCTCTTTGATTCTTGCTTCG from Candidatus Polarisedimenticolia bacterium includes these protein-coding regions:
- a CDS encoding (2Fe-2S) ferredoxin domain-containing protein, with amino-acid sequence MRRLEPGFEKLILVCLNDRHDGRECCHARGSAEVHARLKAWVKEKGLSRKVRVSKSGCLDQCSQGTTVLVMPEFRWYGGVTLDDLDQFIADHLQHLVGPEAHSS